The region GCGCCGAACAGGCGAAATGAGAGCGCCACCAGTTGGGAATACCACAGCGCGCGTTCATTCGGTTCGCCCGAGGGGAAAACAGCTTCCCCCGTTTTCACCAGGGAGTCGGCGGCATAATAATGATTGAGTTCGTCAATCCAGATGCTCGAGACATGCAATTGATAAAACCGCATGAAAATGCCCACGGCTAAAATGCCAAACAAGAAGAAATAACTCAAACCCCTGGGCATTTCGATTTGTTGCGAGGTTTTGTGCATATGAGGTGAAACCGTAATAATCCTTGCTCTTGTTTGTCTTTTTAGTTCAAACGTGCAGTTTTGCGTGATTTTCGCGCGGCCAGGCTTTGTGCGAGCGTGCGGCGCGCGGCAATGCGTTTCTTGCGCTGGCTTCACGTGAGGGCGAAGACAGATCAATCAACTCTTGCAAACGCTTTTGATAGCCGGCCGCAATTGCCTGCCATTGATATTCGTTCACCACTTTTTGATAGGCAAGATTCGCTATTGTGTTTTGATCAAGTTTACCGTCAACGATGGCGCACACGGCGCGCACGAAATCATCCCAGTCATCCGCAAAAATAATTTCTTTGCCATCCGCAAAGTTCAGGCCTTCTGCGGCCACGCGTGTGGCAACTATTGGCTTGGCATGGGCTGCATACTCGAGAATCTTCAAGCGTGTGCCGGATCCGGAAAGCAACGGCGCAATGCAAGCCGCCGCATGGTGCAGCAAGGGTTGCAAGTCTTCCACAAAGCCGGTGAACGCCAAGCCTTGATTAACGCGGCTGTAATCGGGGGATTGCGGCCCGCCCACCACCACAAACACGAGATCACGATTTTGCGCCTGCGCGCGCGGCGCCAGCTCTTCGGCAATCACGCGAATGGCTTCGGCATTGGGGGGATAATTCGTTTTGCCGAGAAACAGCACAAACGTTTTGTCGCGCAGCGGTGCTGGCAGCGTTTCTCTCGAATGTTTTTGTCGAATCTCCGGCAGGTTGATGCCGTTCGGCACGATCCAAATCTTTTCCGGAGAAATGCCAAAGCGCGCGCTCAAATGCCCGGCGTCGATTTCTGAACATACGACAACGCGATCACTGGCGTGAATGGCTTTGCGCTCGAGGCGCGCGGTGATCTGCGTAAACAGCGGCATGCGATAGGCGCGTTCGACATAAATAACTTCAACATTGTGCTCGATCAGGATCAACGGCGCCTGCCGCGCGCGCGCAAGCCGCTGTGCCAAAGGAAACGACCACAAATGTTCGCATTGCACCGCAGAGACCTCGATATCCGAAATGGCGCGCATGGCCCGTTGAAATACGCCGTTGCCATAACAACCCAAAATGGCGGGATTGAATCCGAAGGTTTTTCGAATGATCTGCGGAAATTGCATCGGCGCAAACATACGATGCTCGAGATCATTCTCTTGCGGCGCAGGCGCAAGCAAAACCGGGCGCAAATTTTCGAGATGCTGCAATAGATTCAGCATGCGCACATTCGCGCCGGTGTTGTGCGGCACGGTGGAGTGATAAGAAACGCAAAGCAAATGTTTTTCTGTTTTTGACATGGCGATTCTCACGACTCCAGCGCGGCGGCATACACTTCCGGTTTTGGCGTTTCCGTTTTGCGATTACCGAATTTTGCTGAAAAGGTATTCTTGATCTGGGCAATATCATTTTGATCGACCTCGCCGAACACTCTCAACAGTAGAATATAAAAAATCATGAGTACGGCAAACTTCGCGAGCAGCTCCCAGGCATTGTTGGTCGGAATGAAATGGGAGAGCGCGAAAACCGTTGTCGCAGCAAACAAAATGCGAACAAGCGAACGGAGGTTGATGAAGGCGTTAAAAATTCTTTTGACATAAAGTGAGTTGGCGATCACGCCCATCAACATGGTTGCTGTTGTTGCCGCCGCCGCGCCGACGGTGCCCCAGCGGGGAACACAATACCAATTGAGCAACACGTCAAGCGGCAATAAGGCGAATACAATGATGGTACACATTTTCATGCCGCCCTTGGCCATGGCAATCGTATTCACCACCATGAAGATGGCGTAGATCGACAAACCCGCCATCAGCACTCTCAGAATGCCTCCGGCGCCGGCGTAAGCTTCGCCAAAGAACATAGTTGCAATGGGGGTTGCCGAGGAAGACACCAGCGCCAGCGCCGGCAAAACCGTCAGCAACGTCAGACGCAGGGCCTGGCGAATGATATGTTCACTCTCGCGTTTTTGGCTTTGAGCAACGGCAAATGCCAGCGACGGCAATAGCGCACCGGCCAGGGCAATCGCAAACGAGTAGGGAATGCGACCGATGGTCGATGCCGCATTATAGAATCCGACCATGGCTTCGCTCATATAATATTTCACCGCCCAGAGATCAATATAAAAAAATAAATTCATGCCGATTGAGTACAGAATATTCGGGACAATGAAGTGCAGCAACTCTGGCTTTGAAATCTCGGCAGATTGTTTCGGTAGACGCGTCCACCACATTCCCAGCGCCAAACCACACAGCGATCCCAAAATATTTCCAATAAAAGCGCCGGTCACGCCGTACCCCCCAAGCAAGAGAAGCGTGATAAACGCAAACTTGGAAACGGAGTAGACGCTGGCAATAACGGTCTGCCGGCCAAAATTCTTCAGCCCAATTTGCATGCCGGCGTAATACCAATAAAAGCTGAAAAACAAAATATCAATAATGGCAATCTGCAATATCGCGGCAAGGCGCGAGTCATTGAATATGCCGAGAAAAAAGCGTGCTGTTAAAAAAGCGAGGCCGAACACAACTGCGGTATAGACTATCTGCCAGCGTAACATCACGCGATGCAGGGCAAACGCTTTTGTGGGGTTTTCGCCGACAAACCGTTGCAGCGCATTGGGAATGCCGGCCACCACACAGAGCTCGAACACCATCAACAACGAGTACACAATGCCATAAGCGCCAAACTCTTCCGGGCCGAGCCAGCGCGCTAGCACCACGCTAACGCCATAACCGCTCGCGAGAAACAGTATCTGTCCGAGAAGAAGCAAAAATGCGCCGCGCCATAACATGATCGTCATTCATCCTATGCGTTCAGTGAAGCTTGTGCTGTTCTGGCAGCCGCCGCGTTATCCGCGAAATCAGCCGTCGTTTCCGGCGTCACACTCATTGCAATTCTGCTAATCTCCTCTCCGATGCGATTGAGATTGCAATGTTCTTCAAAAGTTCTGCGGCTTTCCTCAGCAATGCGCCGCCGCAGCGCCTCATTGTTTTTCAGATATTGGATCATCTCCGCTAATGCTTCTGCATCACCGGCGGGGCACATGACGCAATTTTTTTCATGCTGCAGCAATTCCCGATTCCCCGGCGAATCGCTCACGATCACGGCTTTGCCCATTGCGATCATTTGAAAGCATTTATAGCCGATGACCAGCTCCGCTTTCGGCGTCACACCGAACTGGCCGCCGAGACAAATGTCGGCTTGCGCAATGCGATCAACCAGTTCCTCGCGACTGACCCAATCGATAAACGTGATGTTCGTCACGTTAAGTTCCTGCGCGAGACGGATGATTTCCGCCTTGGTTTGCCCGCGCCCGATGATTTCAAAGCGCAAGTCTTTTTTGTTGCGTAAAAGATGCGCGGCCTGCACGATATATTCTATGCCTTGCAGCGGAATAAATGTGCCGTAGAACAGCACGGTGCAATCCCGACTTGCCCTCTTCTGCTGCGGGCGAAAGAGCGGGTCTGCTCCAATGAATACCCGCCGGAATTTTTCAAGAGGAAGGTTGTAAAGTTGGGCGAAATACTTCGCATGCGAGAGCGTATCCGTGAGCACAGTATCGGACAAACGAAACAGAAACCGATCATACCATTTCAACCATTTCGCTTGCAGCGAATGCGCCTCAACATAGCCGCGATCCACCACCAACGTTTCATAAAGCGAAATATGAACGTTGAAAATTAATGGAATGCGTTTGCGTTTGGTATAAAACTTGGCCAGTGGAACGTCGAAATAGCCGGGATAGCCGACGATCACCGCATCCAACTCCGGCAGGCGAAACAATTTTGCGCAGAGTGAAATGCCATTCTTGAGGAATGCCAGGCCAAACGTGAGCGTGCGCCAGAGGCCTTTGTAATTGTTCGCGGCGTCTCGTTTGGATGCAGCGGGCAGGTTGCACTCCACCACTTCGATTCCCGCTTGGCGCATGCCGAGAATATGCGTCGAGTTGTGCGGCTCGTTCCAATCGTAAGAGCCGTAATAGCAAACTCTGAGCTTCTTATTCATCTCTCACGCCAGCATCTCTTGCAGAGGCGCATCAAAAATCTCGCGCTTTTTAGCCGGCTGTGTGTAATGCCGAATCGTCTCAAATGTCTCTTGCGCGTGATTTTTCTTTGACACGCCCACGACCACCGAAGCGACATTCGGCAACGCAAAAAGATACTCGTAGGCTTCCTTCGGTTTCAAGTAGCCTGCCGCCAGCGTGCTCATCGCGAGCAGTTGCAGGCGATGCTCCCGCAGCGTTTGCTCGAATGCCTCGCGCGAAGGATTAACCTGATAACCAAGCTTGTTGATCGAGGCCATGATCAACGGATTCTCCACGCCGGTGCGGTTGAGCAGGTTCATCAGCTTGCCCAGGTTTTTCGTGCAAAAGGCGGGAATGGCTTTGTACTTGCTTTGCACGTGGTCGGCGTA is a window of Cytophagia bacterium CHB2 DNA encoding:
- a CDS encoding glycosyltransferase family 4 protein, with protein sequence MNKKLRVCYYGSYDWNEPHNSTHILGMRQAGIEVVECNLPAASKRDAANNYKGLWRTLTFGLAFLKNGISLCAKLFRLPELDAVIVGYPGYFDVPLAKFYTKRKRIPLIFNVHISLYETLVVDRGYVEAHSLQAKWLKWYDRFLFRLSDTVLTDTLSHAKYFAQLYNLPLEKFRRVFIGADPLFRPQQKRASRDCTVLFYGTFIPLQGIEYIVQAAHLLRNKKDLRFEIIGRGQTKAEIIRLAQELNVTNITFIDWVSREELVDRIAQADICLGGQFGVTPKAELVIGYKCFQMIAMGKAVIVSDSPGNRELLQHEKNCVMCPAGDAEALAEMIQYLKNNEALRRRIAEESRRTFEEHCNLNRIGEEISRIAMSVTPETTADFADNAAAARTAQASLNA
- a CDS encoding polysaccharide biosynthesis protein yields the protein MTIMLWRGAFLLLLGQILFLASGYGVSVVLARWLGPEEFGAYGIVYSLLMVFELCVVAGIPNALQRFVGENPTKAFALHRVMLRWQIVYTAVVFGLAFLTARFFLGIFNDSRLAAILQIAIIDILFFSFYWYYAGMQIGLKNFGRQTVIASVYSVSKFAFITLLLLGGYGVTGAFIGNILGSLCGLALGMWWTRLPKQSAEISKPELLHFIVPNILYSIGMNLFFYIDLWAVKYYMSEAMVGFYNAASTIGRIPYSFAIALAGALLPSLAFAVAQSQKRESEHIIRQALRLTLLTVLPALALVSSSATPIATMFFGEAYAGAGGILRVLMAGLSIYAIFMVVNTIAMAKGGMKMCTIIVFALLPLDVLLNWYCVPRWGTVGAAAATTATMLMGVIANSLYVKRIFNAFINLRSLVRILFAATTVFALSHFIPTNNAWELLAKFAVLMIFYILLLRVFGEVDQNDIAQIKNTFSAKFGNRKTETPKPEVYAAALES
- a CDS encoding glycosyltransferase family 4 protein, translating into MSKTEKHLLCVSYHSTVPHNTGANVRMLNLLQHLENLRPVLLAPAPQENDLEHRMFAPMQFPQIIRKTFGFNPAILGCYGNGVFQRAMRAISDIEVSAVQCEHLWSFPLAQRLARARQAPLILIEHNVEVIYVERAYRMPLFTQITARLERKAIHASDRVVVCSEIDAGHLSARFGISPEKIWIVPNGINLPEIRQKHSRETLPAPLRDKTFVLFLGKTNYPPNAEAIRVIAEELAPRAQAQNRDLVFVVVGGPQSPDYSRVNQGLAFTGFVEDLQPLLHHAAACIAPLLSGSGTRLKILEYAAHAKPIVATRVAAEGLNFADGKEIIFADDWDDFVRAVCAIVDGKLDQNTIANLAYQKVVNEYQWQAIAAGYQKRLQELIDLSSPSREASARNALPRAARSHKAWPRENHAKLHV